The Halomonas sp. KG2 genome contains a region encoding:
- the rsxA gene encoding electron transport complex subunit RsxA: MNELFLILVSTALVNNFVLVQFLGLCPFMGVSNKLESAMGMSLATTFVLTLASAASYVVYHGLLVPLDVTYLRTISFIVVIAAVVQFTEIMVRQLSPLLHQVLGIFLPLITTNCAVLGVALLSLNRELSFFHTTLYGLGAALGFSMILVLFAAMRERLASADIPTPFRGAAIAMVTASLMSLAFLGFSGLVQG, encoded by the coding sequence ATGAATGAACTCTTCTTGATTTTGGTCAGCACTGCGCTGGTCAACAACTTCGTATTGGTACAGTTTTTAGGGCTCTGCCCGTTTATGGGGGTTTCCAATAAGCTGGAATCCGCGATGGGTATGTCGCTTGCGACGACGTTTGTGCTGACACTAGCATCTGCCGCTAGTTATGTGGTCTATCATGGCTTACTTGTACCCTTGGACGTTACCTATCTTCGCACTATCAGCTTTATCGTTGTTATTGCCGCCGTCGTGCAGTTTACCGAAATCATGGTGCGCCAACTCAGTCCCCTATTGCATCAAGTGCTGGGGATCTTTCTACCGCTGATTACGACTAATTGTGCGGTACTTGGCGTTGCCCTGTTATCACTTAACCGCGAGCTTAGTTTCTTTCATACGACTCTCTATGGCCTGGGTGCTGCGCTTGGGTTTTCGATGATTTTGGTGCTGTTCGCAGCGATGCGCGAGCGATTGGCCAGTGCTGATATACCAACCCCGTTTAGAGGCGCCGCCATTGCAATGGTCACCGCCAGTCTTATGTCACTGGCCTTTCTCGGCTTTTCAGGTTTAGTACAGGGGTAA
- a CDS encoding electron transport complex subunit E gives MSQWRELARNGLWSNNPALVQLLGLCPLLAVSGSVVNALGLAFATLLVMVGASTTISLIRHQVPSAVRLPAFVMVIAAFVTCAELLMAAFAYSLYQVLGIFIPLIVTNCAILGRADAFASRQPVIPAAIDGFMMGLGFGAVLILLGALRELLGQGTLFSDMVLLFGPIASNWQLTFVDDYQFLFFVLPPGAFFVAGLLIALKNVIDQRRSARVQPAQAVPRTDRRVRVTGTIK, from the coding sequence ATGAGTCAGTGGCGCGAACTAGCCCGAAACGGCCTATGGTCGAATAACCCTGCTCTCGTTCAGTTACTGGGACTATGCCCCTTACTGGCTGTTAGTGGTAGCGTTGTCAATGCACTGGGATTGGCATTCGCTACCCTGCTTGTCATGGTGGGTGCTAGCACGACTATTTCACTGATTCGCCACCAGGTTCCCAGCGCAGTAAGACTGCCTGCCTTTGTTATGGTGATTGCCGCTTTCGTGACCTGCGCTGAGCTTTTAATGGCTGCATTTGCCTATTCGCTTTACCAAGTATTGGGAATTTTTATTCCGCTGATTGTCACTAACTGCGCCATTTTAGGGCGTGCCGATGCGTTCGCTTCCCGCCAGCCAGTTATTCCGGCTGCCATTGATGGCTTTATGATGGGTCTCGGGTTCGGTGCCGTCTTGATCCTGCTCGGGGCACTTCGCGAGTTGCTTGGGCAAGGCACGCTGTTTAGCGATATGGTGCTGCTATTTGGGCCTATTGCCAGCAACTGGCAACTCACCTTCGTAGATGATTATCAGTTTTTGTTTTTCGTACTGCCACCCGGGGCTTTTTTCGTTGCGGGGCTATTGATTGCGTTAAAGAATGTAATTGATCAACGCCGTAGCGCTCGCGTGCAACCTGCTCAAGCAGTGCCCCGAACAGATCGTCGAGTCCGTGTTACTGGCACTATCAAATAA
- a CDS encoding response regulator, producing MAKVLVVDDEPNIVLSLEFLMEQAGFQVVTAYDGEAALERINDSAPDLLLLDISLPGISGFDVLEHLRRSEATAQLPVIMLTAHGRDIEREKGLALGADDYITKPFSTQSLIEKVKSLLNGNPQ from the coding sequence ATGGCCAAAGTACTCGTGGTCGACGACGAGCCCAATATTGTACTGTCTCTGGAATTTTTAATGGAGCAGGCAGGCTTTCAAGTTGTCACCGCCTACGACGGAGAAGCCGCACTCGAACGTATCAACGATTCCGCCCCCGACCTGCTACTGCTAGATATCAGCCTGCCCGGAATCAGCGGTTTTGATGTTCTAGAGCATCTTCGTCGTTCAGAAGCGACGGCCCAACTACCGGTCATTATGCTGACCGCCCATGGGCGAGATATCGAACGCGAGAAAGGTTTAGCGCTAGGGGCTGATGACTACATCACCAAACCGTTTTCGACCCAGTCGCTAATTGAAAAAGTTAAATCACTGCTCAATGGTAACCCACAATGA
- the rsxG gene encoding electron transport complex subunit RsxG yields MTPRQAMLRGAFALGMFSLVTAGSVALTRAVTAERIADHQLAYQHRQLQDVLPGALTDIAVQTVLDGVFKLPNPEQLGHREPQQGWYVQRGQQRVVILPVVTRQGYNGEIRLLVGIDQQQRITGVRVTQHKETPGLGDDIERQRSDWITTFNGLSLNSLPPGGWAVRKDGGNFDAFTGATITPRAVVNAVHRALSYVSERVAENATETELPITFEESSQ; encoded by the coding sequence ATGACGCCCCGCCAAGCCATGCTACGCGGCGCTTTCGCCTTAGGAATGTTCTCACTGGTCACCGCAGGTAGCGTTGCGTTAACCCGGGCGGTGACTGCCGAGCGTATCGCTGATCATCAGCTAGCCTACCAACACCGCCAACTGCAGGATGTATTGCCTGGCGCATTAACAGATATAGCGGTTCAAACGGTTTTAGATGGCGTATTCAAGCTCCCTAACCCAGAACAGCTGGGGCACCGCGAACCTCAACAAGGATGGTACGTCCAGCGCGGTCAACAGCGGGTCGTCATTCTGCCGGTTGTTACTCGCCAAGGTTATAATGGCGAAATTCGGCTACTGGTGGGCATTGACCAGCAGCAACGCATTACCGGTGTACGCGTTACACAACACAAAGAAACGCCTGGGCTTGGCGATGACATTGAGCGCCAGCGTAGTGACTGGATAACCACGTTTAACGGTTTGAGTTTAAATAGCCTGCCGCCGGGAGGATGGGCCGTACGTAAAGATGGTGGCAACTTTGACGCTTTTACGGGCGCCACCATTACGCCACGCGCAGTCGTTAACGCCGTCCATCGTGCACTGAGCTATGTCTCCGAACGTGTCGCCGAAAACGCCACCGAAACAGAACTCCCTATCACCTTCGAAGAGTCCAGCCAATGA
- a CDS encoding RnfABCDGE type electron transport complex subunit D: MSMMHASQRTTESLNTMPPTAHLMRWVIVATAPGLAAMTFYFGLGVISNVLLAALFALGAEALVLKLRQRPLQPALRDSSAVLTGVLLGASLPPASPWWLIGIGVIAAIVVAKQLYGGLGQNPFNPAMVGYALLLVSFPTYMTLWSPPQPLISENLWAQISGALPASTLDALSGATPLDAFKHKGETLLASEFWASQPLPEGALNAWRNVALAWLAGGLLLVAKRIISWHIPVAMLVSITVLATLFYASDPSHFASPLFHLTTGAAMFGAFFIATDPVSAATSRRGKLFFGAGIGALVMIIRTFGGYPDAVAFAVLLMNLCVPLLDIYTVPRPTGQPKAQQHAKHGGSP, from the coding sequence ATGAGCATGATGCACGCCTCGCAGCGAACGACTGAATCATTAAATACGATGCCACCCACCGCCCATCTAATGCGATGGGTGATCGTCGCCACCGCACCGGGTCTTGCCGCAATGACGTTTTACTTCGGCCTGGGCGTTATTAGTAATGTGCTTTTAGCCGCCCTGTTTGCACTCGGCGCCGAAGCGCTGGTGTTAAAACTTCGCCAGCGCCCGTTACAGCCTGCGCTTAGAGATTCAAGCGCAGTATTAACCGGCGTACTGTTAGGTGCATCGCTACCACCTGCTAGCCCCTGGTGGCTCATTGGGATAGGCGTTATTGCGGCCATCGTGGTTGCTAAACAACTGTATGGCGGCCTAGGCCAGAATCCTTTCAATCCCGCTATGGTGGGCTACGCACTATTACTCGTATCGTTTCCCACTTACATGACGTTATGGTCGCCGCCGCAGCCACTAATCTCAGAAAACCTATGGGCCCAGATAAGCGGAGCCTTACCAGCTTCCACACTTGATGCGCTAAGTGGTGCTACGCCGCTAGATGCCTTTAAACATAAAGGCGAAACGCTACTGGCCAGCGAGTTTTGGGCTAGTCAGCCTTTACCTGAAGGAGCATTGAACGCTTGGCGCAACGTCGCGCTAGCCTGGTTAGCAGGTGGACTGCTATTAGTTGCCAAACGGATTATCAGTTGGCATATCCCTGTTGCAATGCTTGTTAGCATAACAGTGCTCGCCACGCTTTTTTATGCCAGCGACCCAAGCCACTTCGCTTCACCCCTGTTTCACCTAACCACGGGTGCAGCAATGTTCGGTGCATTTTTCATTGCCACTGATCCCGTCTCAGCGGCGACCAGCCGCCGAGGAAAACTATTTTTTGGCGCAGGGATTGGCGCGTTGGTGATGATTATTCGCACGTTTGGCGGCTACCCCGATGCAGTGGCATTTGCCGTTTTACTGATGAACTTATGTGTACCGCTATTGGATATCTATACCGTGCCACGCCCTACGGGCCAGCCTAAAGCACAGCAGCATGCCAAGCACGGTGGCTCACCATGA
- the nth gene encoding endonuclease III, producing the protein MNAQKRHEIFARLQAENPHPTTELNWSTPFELLAAVLLSAQATDVGVNKATDKLFPVANTPQGIIDLGIDGLKSYIKTIGLFNTKAENLMKTCHLLINQHGGEVPETRKALEALPGVGRKTANVILNTAFGQPTIAVDTHIFRVSNRTGIAKGKDVVEVEQKLLRHVPNAFKQDAHHWLILHGRYTCIARKPRCGSCIVEDLCDYKDKTELA; encoded by the coding sequence ATGAATGCCCAAAAGCGTCATGAAATTTTTGCTCGCCTACAGGCGGAGAACCCCCATCCCACGACTGAGCTAAACTGGAGCACGCCCTTTGAGCTGCTAGCCGCGGTGCTGCTGTCTGCTCAAGCGACGGACGTTGGTGTTAACAAGGCCACTGATAAGCTGTTCCCTGTGGCTAATACGCCGCAAGGGATTATTGACCTGGGTATCGATGGGCTAAAGAGTTACATCAAAACCATCGGGCTGTTTAACACTAAAGCCGAAAACCTGATGAAAACCTGTCACTTGCTGATCAATCAACATGGCGGCGAGGTGCCTGAAACACGCAAAGCGCTGGAAGCCTTGCCGGGGGTAGGCAGAAAAACCGCTAATGTGATTCTAAACACCGCGTTTGGTCAACCCACCATCGCCGTAGACACGCACATTTTTCGAGTTTCTAACCGCACGGGTATCGCCAAAGGCAAAGATGTCGTTGAGGTTGAGCAAAAGCTACTACGCCATGTTCCCAACGCATTTAAACAGGACGCCCACCACTGGCTGATTCTTCATGGGCGCTATACCTGCATTGCCCGCAAACCACGCTGCGGCAGCTGCATTGTTGAAGACCTGTGCGACTATAAAGACAAAACCGAACTTGCTTAA
- the rsxB gene encoding electron transport complex subunit RsxB, translating into MGDIFSWWGILSAVGVLTGIGITFGALLGMASVRFKGEENPLVEQIDALLPQTQCGQCGYPGCRPYAEAINQGDALNKCPPGGEATIDALADLLGREPVPLDGEAASEDSVAFIREAECIGCTKCIQACPVDAIIGAAKQMHTVIEDECTGCDLCVAPCPVDCIDMLPRSKPLNQWQPVVTIAPLIASDRQLTRSQHASL; encoded by the coding sequence ATGGGAGACATATTTTCTTGGTGGGGCATTCTCAGTGCAGTGGGGGTGTTGACCGGAATTGGCATCACGTTTGGAGCACTACTGGGAATGGCCAGTGTGCGTTTCAAGGGCGAAGAGAACCCGCTGGTAGAGCAGATTGATGCGCTGCTGCCACAAACCCAATGTGGCCAGTGCGGTTATCCAGGCTGTCGGCCATATGCCGAAGCCATCAATCAGGGCGATGCTTTGAATAAGTGCCCGCCTGGCGGCGAAGCGACTATTGACGCATTAGCAGACTTATTAGGCCGAGAGCCTGTGCCACTGGATGGCGAAGCAGCCAGCGAAGATAGCGTCGCATTTATTCGTGAAGCCGAGTGCATTGGCTGCACTAAGTGCATCCAAGCATGCCCAGTGGATGCCATTATTGGCGCTGCAAAGCAAATGCATACGGTGATAGAAGATGAATGCACCGGCTGCGATTTGTGCGTTGCACCCTGCCCCGTAGACTGTATTGATATGTTGCCCAGAAGCAAGCCTCTCAACCAATGGCAGCCTGTCGTCACCATAGCACCTTTAATCGCCAGCGATCGCCAGCTAACCAGGAGCCAGCATGCCAGCCTATGA
- the rsxC gene encoding electron transport complex subunit RsxC, with translation MPAYEFPGGITPPERKDRSNQSPLRNATLPTQVTLPLKQHSGNPAIPCVAIDDAVQVGSLIAQRDGMVSANLHASISGTVTQISDTAITIDADGLDRWHVQPSLDWRSEDHQAIIARLDSCGLVGLGGAGFPAYIKAQIADHHRIDTLVINAAECEPYITADDLALRHYPTEILEGAQMVARLCGARQIVVGIEDNKPEATHALKEALAHFQQSDCQLPASITMKVIETRYPSGGERQLIKKLLNLDIPSGGLPADVGVLCHNPGTLLAALYAVRDGKPLVERIVTLTGDAINTPGNYWVRLGTSVETLLQQVGLANQQLHQVIVGGPMMGSPLTTLDVPVTKTTNCLIAATREKLPPAPSESPCIRCGACESVCPVQLLPQQLHWYARAENDATLEKFHLFDCIECGACSYVCPSYIPLVQDYRSAKQRIRVKRIESAKAEHAKHRFEFRQARLARENAEKQARRQARQAQNRQTSDSAKATDSAAPVVDLRSLRIAQTAAKAAVRKAEKTLARAAAEDPSQRHDDLETQLATAQENLKAADTRLAEARATMAQQETP, from the coding sequence ATGCCAGCCTATGAATTTCCAGGTGGCATTACTCCGCCCGAACGAAAAGACCGCTCTAACCAATCGCCGCTTCGCAACGCGACGCTGCCTACCCAGGTAACACTTCCGCTTAAACAGCATTCAGGTAATCCCGCGATCCCCTGTGTTGCTATCGATGATGCGGTTCAGGTGGGTAGCCTGATTGCCCAGCGAGACGGCATGGTATCAGCCAACCTGCACGCCAGTATTAGCGGGACAGTGACTCAGATTAGTGATACCGCCATCACCATCGACGCCGATGGCTTAGACCGTTGGCACGTGCAACCCTCGCTTGACTGGCGTAGCGAAGACCACCAAGCGATCATTGCTAGACTAGACAGCTGCGGGCTAGTAGGCCTTGGTGGTGCCGGTTTTCCCGCTTATATCAAAGCCCAAATAGCGGATCATCACCGCATTGATACGCTCGTCATCAACGCCGCCGAATGCGAGCCGTATATCACAGCAGACGACTTGGCTCTTCGCCACTATCCAACCGAGATACTGGAAGGCGCGCAAATGGTCGCTAGGCTCTGCGGTGCCCGTCAGATTGTGGTGGGTATTGAAGATAATAAGCCCGAAGCGACCCATGCATTAAAGGAGGCGCTCGCTCACTTTCAACAGTCTGACTGCCAGCTTCCAGCGAGCATAACGATGAAGGTCATCGAGACCCGCTATCCCAGCGGTGGTGAGCGCCAATTGATCAAGAAACTGCTCAACCTTGATATTCCCAGTGGTGGCCTTCCTGCCGATGTCGGCGTTCTCTGTCACAACCCCGGCACACTGCTGGCAGCGCTATACGCAGTACGTGATGGTAAACCTTTGGTCGAGCGAATCGTCACCTTGACGGGAGACGCCATCAACACACCAGGCAACTACTGGGTGCGCCTTGGCACATCTGTTGAAACGCTGCTTCAGCAGGTAGGGTTAGCAAACCAACAGCTTCATCAAGTCATTGTGGGCGGCCCGATGATGGGCTCACCACTCACAACACTTGATGTCCCAGTGACCAAAACGACAAACTGCTTGATTGCAGCCACCCGTGAAAAGCTTCCTCCAGCCCCCAGTGAGTCTCCCTGCATTCGCTGTGGTGCCTGTGAAAGTGTTTGCCCTGTTCAGCTTCTTCCGCAACAACTGCATTGGTATGCCCGTGCAGAGAACGACGCTACATTGGAAAAATTCCACTTATTTGATTGTATTGAGTGCGGTGCCTGCAGTTATGTTTGCCCTAGCTACATTCCATTAGTGCAAGACTATCGTTCGGCAAAGCAGCGTATTCGCGTTAAGCGCATTGAGTCCGCCAAAGCCGAGCACGCTAAACATCGATTTGAATTTCGTCAGGCTCGACTGGCACGCGAGAATGCCGAGAAGCAAGCTCGTCGCCAAGCGAGGCAGGCACAAAATCGTCAGACGTCAGATAGCGCAAAGGCCACCGACAGTGCAGCGCCAGTGGTGGATTTACGCAGCTTGCGGATTGCTCAAACCGCCGCTAAAGCGGCAGTCAGAAAAGCTGAAAAAACCCTCGCAAGGGCTGCAGCAGAAGACCCAAGTCAGCGCCACGATGATTTAGAAACCCAACTGGCCACCGCCCAAGAAAACCTTAAGGCAGCTGATACCCGGCTGGCTGAAGCTCGCGCCACGATGGCACAACAGGAAACGCCATGA
- a CDS encoding DUF3524 domain-containing protein yields MRVLLLSAYEAVSHRYWAQSLMAEVNDVSWTLLSLPPRHFSWRIRGNPLSWWLKEYETLSESYEVVLATSMVDIATLVGLFPHLGRARKIVYFHENQFAYPESSDQIPQVEAKMVNLYAALAADTLVFNTAYNRDSFFDGARRLLKKMPENLPAAKPLERLRQHAKVLPVPIMPSGKASPTNAHPRRIIWNHRWEYDKNPEDFFAVLFKLSEQQVPFELAVLGQRFRDVPAIFDEAEERLAAHTICWGPQPEAEYRALLTGGGIVVSTTWHEFQGLAIMEAAQRGAIPLVPNRLCFPELYPNNYRFDGTQEGLYQRLHAWLTDPASQPALLNTQQWQWPEWRRAYRALLMGH; encoded by the coding sequence ATGCGCGTTTTATTATTGTCTGCTTATGAAGCTGTTAGTCATCGCTATTGGGCACAAAGTCTGATGGCCGAAGTAAATGATGTCTCTTGGACGTTGCTTAGCTTGCCACCACGCCATTTCTCGTGGCGAATTCGCGGTAACCCATTGAGTTGGTGGTTAAAAGAGTACGAGACACTGAGTGAATCCTATGAGGTTGTGTTAGCCACTTCGATGGTCGATATTGCCACGCTGGTTGGCTTATTCCCTCATTTAGGGCGTGCCAGAAAGATTGTTTACTTTCATGAAAACCAGTTTGCCTACCCAGAGTCTAGCGATCAAATTCCCCAGGTAGAGGCCAAAATGGTCAATTTGTACGCGGCGTTGGCGGCGGATACGTTGGTGTTTAATACCGCTTACAACCGCGACTCTTTTTTCGACGGCGCGCGGCGGCTGTTAAAAAAAATGCCTGAAAATCTGCCAGCAGCTAAGCCGTTAGAGCGCTTACGCCAACACGCAAAAGTGTTGCCCGTGCCAATAATGCCATCAGGTAAAGCTTCCCCAACTAACGCACACCCACGGCGGATTATCTGGAATCATCGCTGGGAGTACGATAAAAATCCCGAGGATTTCTTTGCAGTGCTGTTCAAGCTGAGTGAGCAGCAGGTTCCTTTTGAGCTTGCGGTGCTTGGGCAGCGCTTTCGGGATGTGCCTGCCATTTTTGATGAGGCAGAAGAACGTTTGGCGGCGCACACGATTTGCTGGGGGCCACAGCCAGAAGCGGAGTACCGAGCGTTGCTAACGGGCGGTGGTATTGTGGTCTCCACCACGTGGCATGAGTTTCAGGGGTTAGCCATTATGGAAGCCGCCCAGCGCGGGGCGATTCCGCTAGTACCCAACAGGCTGTGTTTCCCCGAACTCTATCCTAACAATTATCGCTTTGATGGCACGCAAGAGGGGCTTTACCAACGACTGCACGCTTGGTTAACCGACCCCGCTAGCCAACCCGCACTGTTGAATACCCAGCAGTGGCAGTGGCCCGAATGGCGTCGCGCTTACCGTGCGCTTTTGATGGGGCACTGA